In the genome of Cynocephalus volans isolate mCynVol1 unplaced genomic scaffold, mCynVol1.pri scaffold_35, whole genome shotgun sequence, one region contains:
- the LOC134369021 gene encoding testis-specific Y-encoded protein 4-like: MASEAGYREEGASAEPWIKVELGGTPEEASGTGIEAVQESEALAEREAVATGQEVAPVLFEAVEVVESLEALQLELEPVNNQARRAFARLRQNLVQRRRTHLGHRRAIIQGIPGFWAKAIVNHPEMLAMISDEDEDLLSYMIDLEVEEIRHPIHCCKIMLFFRNNPYFRNKVIIKEYLINVTGYRASHSTPVQWYQDYEHEAYSRRHHNSSVNFFNWFSDHNFAGSNRIAERSCPGSPNRSSVKTYGSIPCGTT, from the exons atggcgagTGAGGCGGGCTACCGGGAGGAAGGGGCTTCCGCCGAACCCTGGATaaaggtag AGTTGGGTGGGACGCCCGAGGAGGCCTCCGGGACTGGGATTGAAGCTGTGCAGGAAAGCGAggccttggcagagagggaggcggtGGCGACCGGGCAGGAGGTGGCACCAGTTTTGTttgaggcagtggaggtggtggag TCACTGGAGGCCCTTCAGTTAGAGTTGGAGCCCGTGAACAACCAAGCCAGGAGGGCCTTTGCTCGTTTGAGGCAGAACCTGGTGCAGAGACGCAGGACTCATCTCGGTCACCGAAGGGCCATCATCcagggcatccctggcttctgggccaaagcc attgtgaaccaccccgagatgttggccatgatcagcgatgaagatgaagacttgcttagctacatgatcgacttggag gtggaggaaatcaggcatcccattcactgctgcaagatCATGTTGTTCTTTCGGAACAACCCGTACTTCcggaataaagtgattattaaggaatatctcattaatgtcaccg gatacagggcatctcattccactccagttcagtggtatcaggattatgaacatgaggcttatagccgcaggcaccacaacagcagtgttaacttcttcaactggttttctgaccacaactttgcaggatctaacaggatcgctgag cggtcctgtcctggttcccctaacagatcatctgtaaagacctatggctcaatcccctgcggtaccacatga